From a region of the Monodelphis domestica isolate mMonDom1 chromosome 8, mMonDom1.pri, whole genome shotgun sequence genome:
- the OTOL1 gene encoding otolin-1, with translation MWMFSWPWVNLVLLVVAVIGLLAKTTPSTKFTKKPPGKDVPKGSKPSTIPPFKEETPFTEAAEMEKMTTESPTMTSAHGPEATLFPFDNFTLDTADFFFNCCDCCMPAPGPKGEPGEPGWPGPKGETGDLGKTGLPGIAGPPGTKGHKGEKGDKGEYGDQGVNGVPGYPGKPGEQGRPGPKGDKGNTGQTGMKGQKGSKGDMCENGTKGDKGDSGDMGLPGLNGETGVKGEKGEMGEKGFCGDSGERGGKGQKGEAGMKGQKGSKGDVGGEGIPGLDGQHGTPGEPGIKGEKGDLGSPGLIGPAGPKGNLGGKGTRGTIGKKGSRGLKGSKGECASVKRSAFSAGLSKPFPAPNIPIKFDKILYNDQGDYNPGTGKFNCSVPGIYVFAYHVTVRGRPARISLVAQNKKQAKSRETLYGQEIDQASFLTMLKLKAGDQVWLEVGKDWNGVYVSGEDDSIFTGFLLYPEDITASSP, from the exons ATGTGGATGTTTTCTTGGCCTTGGGTTAACCTGGTGCTTTTAGTGGTGGCTGTAATAGGCTTACTGGCCAAGACCACACCATCGACCAAGTTTACCAAGAAGCCTCCTGGAAAAGATGTCCCAAAGGGTTCGAAGCCATCCACCATCCCTCCCTTCAAAGAAGAAACACCTTTTacggaggcagctgagatggagaAAATGACCACCGAGTCTCCTACGATGACCTCCGCCCATGGGCCAGAGGCCACTCTCTTCCCCTTTGACAACTTCACTCTGGATACggcagatttcttttttaattgctgTGACTGCTGCATGCCTGCTCCTGGACCCAAAGGAGAACCTGGGGAGCCCGGATGGCCAG GTCCCAAGGGAGAGACTGGTGATTTAGGGAAAACAGGTCTTCCTGGAATTGCTGGGCCACCAGGTACAAAAGGCCACAAAGGAGAAAAGG GAGACAAAGGAGAATATGGTGATCAAGGAGTAAATGGAGTTCCAGGATATCCTGGGAAACCAGGAGAACAAG gCAGACCTGGTCCTAAAGGTGATAAGGGAAACACTGGACAGACTGGAATGAAAGGACAAAAAGGATCCAAGGGGGACATGTGTGAGAATGGCACCAAGGGAGATAAAGGAGACAGTGGAGATATGGGGCTACCAGGCTTAAATGGAGAAACTGGAGTCAAGGGTGAAAAAGGGGAGATGGGTGAGAAGGGATTCTGTGGAGATTCTGGGGAAAGGGGAGGTAAAGGGCAAAAGGGGGAAGCAGGAATGAAGGGACAAAAAGGTAGCAAAGGAGATGTTGGGGGAGAAGGCATCCCAGGTTTAGATGGGCAACATGGCACCCCAGGGGAGCCAGGAATTAAAGGCGAAAAGGGGGATCTAGGATCTCCTGGTCTTATTGGACCTGCTGGACCAAAGGGAAATCTTGGGGGCAAAGGGACCAGAGGGACTATTGGGAAAAAAGGTTCTCGGGGTCTCAAGGGCTCAAAGGGGGAATGTGCTAGTGTCAAAAGATCAGCATTCAGTGCTGGCTTATCTAAGCCTTTCCCTGCTCCCAACATTCCTATCAAATTCGACAAGATTCTCTATAATGATCAGGGGGATTACAATCCAGGAACTGGAAAATTCAACTGTAGCGTCCCAGGAATTTATGTCTTTGCTTACCATGTCACTGTGAGAGGCAGACCTGCTCGGATCAGCCTTGTAGCACAAAACAAGAAGCAGGCCAAGTCTCGGGAAACACTTTATGGCCAAGAAATCGACCAAGCATCTTTCCTAACCATGCTCAAGCTAAAGGCAGGAGACCAAGTCTGGCTGGAAGTTGGGAAAGACTGGAATGGAGTGTATGTCAGTGGTGAGGATGACAGCATTTTTACGGGGTTCCTATTGTACCCAGAAGACATCACTGCTTCTTCACCATAG